A segment of the Sphingopyxis sp. OAS728 genome:
TTATTTTCGACGCCGTCATGGCCGCCGAATTTTTCGAGGAACTTGGCGCTGCGACATCGGCGTGTCTCGCCTGTGAACCCCGGCATCACAGCTGGTTCGATCCGCCGGCGGACGATTTGCTGGCTCGCCACGAGGTCGCGCGGGTCGCTGCCGACCCCGCGCGCGTACCGGCAGCGGCGGACCCAGGAGGGTGGCGGGGCCTGTCCTATTGGCGCCTGCACGGTTCGCCGCACATCTATCGCTCGCGTTATTCCGCGCGCGATCTCGACCTTTACGCGTCACGGATCGTGGCGGCAGACGCGGGGGCGGAGCGGGCATGGTGCATCTTCGACAACACGGCGTCGTCGGCCGCTATCGGTAACGCGCTTGTCCTGCATGAGCGCTTCGCGCGACGGTGAGCCGGAACTTCTTCCGGCGGGCGGCGCTCATCAAAGATGCAGGTTTGCCGCTTCGACAATTCATCGATCATCGACCGTGCAGCTTTCGACGAGGAGGCAGAGCTCCTGTGTGTGCGATTCCTCGACACCGGCTGTTATTTCTATTTCGGCGTTCCTCGCAACTTGTTCGAACGCCTATGTTCGGCGCCGTCGGCCGGGCAGTTTTTCAACGAACATATCAAGGGCCGATTCCAATTCGAACGAGATCCGGACCAGCGCCGCTTCGGGCCGAT
Coding sequences within it:
- a CDS encoding KTSC domain-containing protein, whose product is MQVCRFDNSSIIDRAAFDEEAELLCVRFLDTGCYFYFGVPRNLFERLCSAPSAGQFFNEHIKGRFQFERDPDQRRFGPIAD
- a CDS encoding DUF72 domain-containing protein, encoding MRIGTAGWSIASQYAEDFPVEGMTLERYAHRLSCAEVNSSFYRSHRPSTWTRWAELVPAEFRFSVKVPKLMTHERRLRDCSDLIDKLVEETGGLGEKLAVFLVQLPPTLIFDAVMAAEFFEELGAATSACLACEPRHHSWFDPPADDLLARHEVARVAADPARVPAAADPGGWRGLSYWRLHGSPHIYRSRYSARDLDLYASRIVAADAGAERAWCIFDNTASSAAIGNALVLHERFARR